A genomic region of Alicyclobacillus sp. SO9 contains the following coding sequences:
- a CDS encoding methylated-DNA--[protein]-cysteine S-methyltransferase, producing MSNTLYWGNVKHRGMTFTLVRHKEALCFVGLPNQSHDSIVKWTQSHFPHHDLVHVDGEIGQLAVQLKTYLDGEVDHLDGPLELHGTQFQQAVWDALCAVPFGETRTYSQIAENLRKPSAVRAVGAAIGANPLPIFVPCHRVIGKDGKLTGYRGGIELKASLLLLEARRKKMMSCHMN from the coding sequence ATGTCAAATACGTTGTACTGGGGCAATGTCAAACACAGAGGGATGACTTTTACATTGGTACGTCACAAGGAAGCATTGTGCTTCGTTGGCCTGCCCAATCAGTCACATGACTCAATCGTCAAATGGACTCAATCTCATTTTCCTCATCATGATTTGGTTCATGTTGATGGAGAAATAGGCCAGCTCGCTGTCCAGTTGAAAACCTATTTGGATGGGGAAGTGGACCACCTTGACGGTCCGCTCGAACTGCACGGAACGCAGTTTCAGCAAGCTGTATGGGATGCACTTTGTGCTGTCCCGTTTGGCGAAACGCGGACGTATTCTCAGATTGCCGAAAACCTTCGCAAACCATCGGCGGTTCGTGCAGTCGGTGCTGCTATTGGTGCAAATCCACTTCCGATTTTTGTACCGTGTCATCGTGTGATTGGAAAGGATGGGAAGCTAACAGGATATCGAGGGGGGATAGAGTTGAAAGCGTCGTTACTGCTGTTGGAAGCCCGAAGGAAAAAGATGATGTCATGTCACATGAACTGA
- a CDS encoding beta-N-acetylglucosaminidase domain-containing protein — MRWMKKTIAGSGTIILSLFAVTACANTSGSSHSTSNSGGSHNETSSIGSNTISENSSGKGTKAESKTFVLHLDSEAKSGKTDNSLYTAGNSSITQVKQRWGSPDKQGVAGQGTYATYKSEKASFGFNQDGTIFDVRSYSKQVQSLTLSDVRAVLGNPKETTKPTASQINEIYQVNNTFQLEFIINTGTDAVNHISVFDASAVHSPGTQPTSPHGSNIAIRGVIEGFYGKPWSNKERINMFSFMQKENLNTYVYAPKGDPYQRVDWREPYPSVKLQQMKALVAQAKQDGVQFVYSISPGMTGYSTKDIQKSITYSSASDRKALEAKIHQLQSIGVNTFMLSFDDIEKTLKPADKKVYGTDYAKAQMQLANQVLAYEKARDPNFRLWFVPTFYYGMTDGPYWQTLRSTLNHSIKVIWTGKWVLNKSINSSQAKAITNLYGRKPILWDNYPVNDYTYDKGKQHQLMLGPLEGRTADLTKNIAGYISNPMVQPYASKVALETISDYLQNPGSYQPKTAWNGAINHLSGITNPTLFKTFAEFNTVSTLNSTGYSPIGAMVAAYRNASTSAQKQSAEQGLETEFRRLRNLPSTLPPTITNKELLHEIQPWLTKLGAEGQGGLDALAVINDPSTSNKNRLAKELKLVSDSPYQVGGEMIAFMKQAGNQ; from the coding sequence ATGCGTTGGATGAAGAAAACTATAGCAGGAAGCGGAACTATCATCCTTTCGCTATTCGCAGTCACTGCCTGTGCTAATACTTCTGGCAGCTCCCATTCAACTTCAAATAGTGGTGGCTCACATAACGAGACTTCTTCGATAGGCAGTAATACAATAAGTGAGAACTCATCTGGCAAAGGCACGAAAGCAGAGTCCAAAACGTTTGTGCTCCATTTAGATTCGGAGGCTAAGTCTGGGAAGACAGACAATTCACTTTATACAGCAGGGAACTCAAGCATCACACAGGTCAAACAGAGGTGGGGAAGTCCTGATAAACAGGGGGTTGCGGGTCAAGGAACCTACGCAACGTATAAGTCAGAAAAGGCTTCTTTTGGGTTTAATCAGGACGGCACTATCTTTGATGTCCGCTCTTACAGCAAGCAAGTGCAAAGCCTAACACTCTCCGACGTACGAGCAGTACTTGGGAACCCAAAAGAAACAACTAAACCTACAGCGAGTCAAATTAATGAGATTTATCAGGTGAACAACACTTTCCAGCTTGAATTCATCATTAACACGGGAACAGATGCCGTTAATCACATTTCCGTGTTCGATGCGAGCGCCGTCCATTCACCGGGGACACAGCCCACATCACCGCATGGGTCGAACATCGCGATTCGAGGGGTGATTGAAGGATTTTATGGGAAGCCCTGGAGTAACAAAGAGCGCATAAATATGTTTTCGTTCATGCAAAAAGAGAATCTAAACACCTATGTCTATGCTCCAAAGGGTGATCCATATCAACGTGTAGATTGGCGAGAGCCCTACCCCTCTGTGAAACTTCAGCAAATGAAGGCGCTTGTGGCCCAGGCCAAACAAGACGGTGTTCAATTCGTTTACTCCATCTCACCGGGAATGACCGGCTACTCAACAAAGGATATTCAAAAATCAATTACCTACAGTTCTGCTTCAGACAGAAAAGCATTAGAAGCCAAGATTCATCAACTTCAATCAATTGGTGTCAACACGTTTATGTTGTCGTTTGATGATATTGAGAAAACCTTAAAGCCTGCTGATAAGAAGGTTTACGGTACGGACTATGCAAAAGCACAAATGCAGTTGGCCAATCAGGTCCTAGCGTATGAAAAAGCAAGAGACCCCAACTTTAGGCTTTGGTTTGTTCCAACGTTTTACTATGGTATGACTGACGGCCCGTATTGGCAAACGCTTCGGTCCACCTTAAACCACAGCATTAAGGTCATTTGGACCGGAAAATGGGTTTTAAACAAGAGCATCAACAGTTCACAGGCAAAGGCTATCACAAACTTGTATGGGCGAAAGCCGATTCTCTGGGACAATTACCCGGTTAATGACTATACCTATGACAAGGGTAAACAGCATCAATTGATGTTGGGACCGCTAGAGGGAAGAACTGCAGACCTCACGAAAAACATAGCGGGATATATCAGCAATCCGATGGTGCAGCCATACGCGTCTAAGGTAGCGCTGGAGACAATTTCAGACTATCTCCAGAACCCCGGCAGTTATCAACCGAAGACGGCGTGGAACGGGGCAATCAATCATTTATCAGGGATCACTAACCCAACCTTGTTTAAAACCTTTGCGGAGTTTAACACTGTGAGTACTTTAAATTCTACTGGATATTCACCGATTGGAGCCATGGTGGCAGCCTACAGGAATGCTTCAACAAGTGCGCAAAAACAGTCAGCAGAACAAGGGTTGGAAACCGAGTTTCGCAGACTCCGCAATCTGCCTAGTACACTGCCGCCTACAATTACGAATAAGGAATTACTTCATGAGATTCAGCCATGGTTAACCAAGCTCGGTGCAGAAGGACAGGGTGGTCTAGACGCACTTGCAGTCATTAATGACCCGAGTACGTCTAACAAAAACCGGCTTGCTAAGGAGCTTAAACTTGTTTCCGACTCACCATATCAGGTGGGAGGTGAAATGATTGCGTTTATGAAACAAGCGGGTAATCAGTAA
- a CDS encoding sulfotransferase domain-containing protein, giving the protein MNSASPKVLIVSIPKGGTNLLMQVILGIPGMVRTRHNMLTKAAKNGISAGEMGVMHLPYAPQFERALLDNNVKILFISRDLRDVTVSMMHFILSKFPSHFFVPSLQNI; this is encoded by the coding sequence ATGAATTCTGCTTCACCCAAGGTGCTGATTGTATCCATACCTAAAGGCGGCACCAATCTGTTGATGCAGGTGATACTTGGCATTCCTGGAATGGTCAGAACTCGACATAACATGTTGACCAAAGCAGCAAAGAACGGGATTTCTGCTGGAGAAATGGGAGTCATGCACCTTCCCTATGCGCCGCAGTTTGAAAGAGCTCTTTTGGATAATAACGTAAAAATTCTGTTTATCAGCCGTGATTTAAGAGACGTGACAGTCTCCATGATGCACTTTATTCTTTCCAAGTTCCCGTCACACTTCTTCGTTCCGTCTTTGCAAAATATCTGA
- a CDS encoding response regulator transcription factor — MAGILIIEDEKHTADTIGLYLEKQGFHCFIAYDGQDGIRYLLKETIDLIVLDWMLPGLSGIEICQVAKSMNNIRVIMLSARATVSDKVSGLDSGADDYLAKPFSLRELNARIKMLLRTTNSPSQIPRSSTSSITEIHFDDGVLSLNRDEFTARFNDIEIPLTLTEFKILGLLAERVQRVLTKEALAQELYGTNDSGQLHAISAHLSNLRTKLKGLSGTPLIKTVYGIGYKLGGSTETQMRRT, encoded by the coding sequence ATGGCGGGAATCTTGATTATTGAGGATGAAAAGCATACTGCAGATACGATTGGTCTATATTTAGAAAAACAAGGGTTTCATTGCTTCATCGCATATGATGGGCAAGATGGCATACGATACTTGCTAAAAGAGACGATAGACCTCATTGTGCTCGATTGGATGTTGCCCGGTTTGTCTGGCATCGAGATTTGTCAGGTCGCTAAGTCTATGAATAACATTAGAGTCATCATGTTAAGTGCTAGAGCAACCGTGTCTGACAAGGTGAGCGGATTGGACAGTGGGGCTGACGATTACCTGGCAAAGCCGTTCAGCCTTCGCGAACTCAATGCCAGAATCAAGATGCTCCTGAGAACCACGAATTCACCTTCGCAAATCCCCCGGTCAAGCACCTCGTCCATAACGGAAATTCACTTTGATGATGGGGTTCTTTCATTGAATAGAGACGAGTTTACAGCTCGTTTTAATGACATAGAAATCCCTTTGACTTTAACGGAATTCAAGATTCTTGGGCTGCTGGCAGAGCGAGTGCAGCGCGTTTTGACGAAAGAGGCGCTGGCACAGGAACTGTATGGAACAAATGACTCGGGCCAGTTGCATGCGATTTCAGCTCACTTGAGCAACTTGAGAACGAAACTGAAAGGTTTGAGCGGTACTCCCCTGATTAAAACGGTCTATGGAATCGGATACAAGTTGGGCGGAAGCACAGAAACTCAGATGAGGCGCACATGA
- a CDS encoding HAMP domain-containing sensor histidine kinase — translation MTRLPVFPKQSLRRRVMVLVTTVILAMSFLDLVAAHWSLQQSLYKYSRHNQTDQTSDWAQMMGVLYDEFGSWNAVRQHLASESSLHIDGQKLSQLEAVVVPNNGGVIRTQSHAKRKPDWQSAPILFQNTKVGTFYMHPYISPQVRTLKRRITYGFDTAQFLVVFIISIVAFLFVVVLVRSFLRPLEDLAATAISMTAGAFDAPLPTGGDVEIQNVINAFAVTRNRLQEAQETRKRILADIHHELRTPLNVIGNRLEAIHLGLYQWDKQTATILHEETERIQTIVDELDELNEVQAGVQKLDLAWVSVEDWLTKLVTLFEAEATRRSVNINVHIEDKSLCILMDKNRMSQVIINLISNALRYTPPGKRIIVTVRNAVHGVVFTVEDEGIGIDSSHLPFIFERLYRIEPSRSRDKEGAGLGLAIVKEVVDAHAGEVTVRSLPGKGTRFTILIPPQNSLS, via the coding sequence ATGACACGTCTCCCTGTATTTCCCAAACAGTCGCTGCGCCGACGTGTAATGGTGCTTGTCACCACTGTGATTTTGGCAATGTCTTTTCTCGATCTCGTTGCAGCCCACTGGAGCCTTCAACAATCGCTGTACAAATACTCCAGACATAACCAGACAGACCAAACTTCAGACTGGGCGCAGATGATGGGCGTCCTATATGATGAGTTTGGTTCGTGGAATGCGGTTCGTCAGCACCTCGCAAGTGAATCCTCTCTGCACATCGATGGACAAAAACTTAGTCAACTTGAAGCGGTAGTCGTCCCGAATAACGGAGGCGTTATCAGAACACAAAGTCATGCAAAACGAAAGCCTGATTGGCAGAGTGCGCCTATTTTGTTCCAGAACACAAAAGTCGGCACTTTCTACATGCATCCATACATCTCGCCCCAGGTCAGAACTTTGAAACGCAGAATTACGTATGGCTTTGACACAGCTCAATTCCTGGTTGTTTTTATCATTTCTATTGTAGCTTTTCTGTTTGTTGTGGTTCTTGTACGCAGTTTCCTTAGGCCGCTGGAGGACTTGGCTGCTACGGCCATATCCATGACCGCCGGAGCATTCGATGCTCCCCTGCCGACGGGTGGAGATGTAGAAATTCAGAATGTGATTAATGCATTTGCAGTGACACGTAACAGGCTTCAGGAAGCACAGGAAACTCGCAAAAGGATTTTAGCGGATATTCATCATGAACTGCGGACTCCGCTGAACGTTATTGGAAATCGACTGGAAGCAATTCACCTTGGGCTGTATCAATGGGATAAGCAAACGGCCACAATTTTGCATGAGGAAACAGAACGGATTCAAACGATTGTTGACGAACTTGACGAGTTGAATGAGGTTCAGGCAGGTGTTCAAAAGTTGGACCTCGCGTGGGTGTCTGTAGAAGACTGGCTGACCAAACTGGTTACACTTTTTGAAGCCGAAGCAACAAGGCGGTCAGTAAACATAAATGTACATATTGAGGACAAGTCGCTTTGCATTTTGATGGATAAAAACAGAATGTCGCAAGTCATCATCAATCTTATATCTAATGCTCTCAGGTATACTCCGCCAGGAAAACGTATCATTGTGACTGTCCGCAATGCGGTACACGGGGTAGTCTTTACTGTCGAGGATGAAGGAATTGGTATTGATTCAAGTCATCTTCCATTTATTTTTGAACGGCTCTATCGGATTGAACCATCGCGCAGTCGGGATAAGGAAGGTGCTGGACTTGGACTTGCGATTGTAAAGGAAGTCGTCGACGCACATGCAGGGGAAGTCACCGTGCGAAGTCTCCCTGGGAAAGGTACCCGCTTTACCATCCTGATTCCACCACAGAACTCGCTGTCTTGA
- a CDS encoding carbohydrate ABC transporter permease, whose product MSVQKEIPVVRIVRQSLLESVGNMVVRKGKHLVEASFGWLLLSPTLAVFVVFTYVPMAFLFVMALFHWNITFSHSQFVGLGEFKILFRQPLFWRSMLTTAYFAFLMVPAQTFLSLGIAMLFREAARSKLRGFFRSLVFLPHVTPLVATSIVWVWVFNPRFGLANFILSWFHIPPLNWLESTNWALPAVMIYSTWHSLGLYVILFLAGLANISRHPLEAAMVDGAGRGTIFHKIIWPLVSPSTFLVVLFATMNALQAFSQIYTMTGGPRGGGGGPAYATTTDALLIYQTGFQYYHYGLAAAMSIILFFVILGLTVFQKWISNRLVFYR is encoded by the coding sequence ATGTCGGTTCAAAAAGAGATTCCTGTTGTTCGGATTGTGAGGCAATCCTTACTCGAATCGGTTGGCAACATGGTGGTCAGAAAAGGCAAGCATCTTGTGGAGGCAAGTTTTGGATGGCTGCTCCTGAGTCCAACGTTAGCAGTGTTTGTAGTATTTACCTATGTTCCAATGGCATTTCTGTTTGTAATGGCATTGTTCCATTGGAACATCACCTTCAGTCACTCCCAGTTTGTTGGACTTGGTGAGTTCAAAATTCTTTTTCGGCAACCCTTGTTCTGGCGTTCCATGCTTACAACCGCGTATTTTGCATTCTTGATGGTACCGGCCCAAACATTCTTAAGCTTGGGTATCGCCATGCTGTTTCGTGAAGCAGCACGCTCCAAATTGCGCGGTTTTTTTCGCTCTCTAGTATTTCTGCCACATGTTACTCCTCTTGTCGCGACATCCATTGTCTGGGTGTGGGTGTTTAATCCACGATTTGGTTTGGCGAACTTCATTCTTTCGTGGTTCCACATACCCCCTCTTAATTGGCTGGAAAGCACCAACTGGGCGCTTCCCGCCGTCATGATTTACAGTACCTGGCACTCGCTTGGGCTCTATGTAATATTGTTTCTTGCCGGTTTAGCCAATATTTCCCGCCATCCCCTTGAGGCGGCGATGGTGGACGGCGCAGGGCGGGGGACGATATTTCATAAAATCATTTGGCCGCTTGTGTCTCCAAGCACCTTTCTTGTCGTCCTGTTCGCCACGATGAACGCACTGCAGGCTTTTTCGCAGATTTACACTATGACCGGAGGCCCGAGAGGCGGAGGTGGAGGACCTGCCTATGCGACGACCACAGATGCACTTTTGATTTATCAGACAGGCTTTCAATACTACCACTATGGTCTGGCTGCGGCCATGAGCATCATCTTGTTTTTCGTCATTTTGGGATTAACGGTGTTTCAAAAATGGATATCCAACAGATTGGTGTTTTATCGCTAG
- a CDS encoding carbohydrate ABC transporter permease, translating to MRQKWQVRVPTWFSQASLAILFGFPIYWIVVTALNQPQDVYKIPPAFLPKLDFKPLFSVLEGTHWSLYIFNTVMISVVTVLLVLVTSALAGYALSDLKFRGQNLTTLLILGTMMIPGQAILVPQYVVISKLHLLNTYAVEILPFAANALGVFMFRQFFKTLPRAYWEAVAMEGGSRLFYLWKIAIPLARPAVTTVSLLTFIGAWNMFQWPLIMTDNRNVQPLEVVLAHYMSVYQANIPKMSSAVLIALLPIVVIFFLAQKHIVAGAAGRDAGIKG from the coding sequence GTGAGACAAAAGTGGCAAGTTCGAGTCCCAACCTGGTTTTCTCAGGCAAGCCTAGCCATTCTCTTTGGGTTTCCGATTTATTGGATTGTGGTAACCGCGTTGAACCAACCGCAGGACGTTTACAAGATTCCTCCTGCATTTCTGCCGAAACTTGATTTCAAACCCTTATTCAGCGTATTGGAGGGGACTCACTGGTCGCTCTACATATTCAATACAGTGATGATTTCCGTAGTAACGGTCCTCTTGGTGCTCGTCACTTCTGCCTTGGCTGGATATGCGCTGTCGGATTTGAAGTTTCGCGGGCAGAACCTGACAACTCTTCTCATTCTGGGGACCATGATGATTCCTGGCCAGGCAATTCTCGTGCCGCAGTATGTCGTAATTTCAAAATTGCACCTCCTTAATACGTATGCTGTTGAAATTCTTCCGTTTGCGGCAAATGCGCTGGGTGTTTTTATGTTTAGGCAGTTTTTTAAAACACTTCCGAGAGCGTACTGGGAGGCCGTAGCGATGGAAGGGGGCAGTCGGCTGTTCTACTTGTGGAAAATAGCTATCCCCCTTGCAAGGCCTGCCGTGACGACGGTTTCCCTATTAACTTTTATAGGAGCTTGGAACATGTTTCAATGGCCGCTCATTATGACGGATAACCGAAATGTGCAGCCTCTAGAGGTGGTTCTTGCACACTACATGTCTGTCTATCAGGCAAATATACCAAAGATGTCTTCCGCTGTACTGATTGCGTTGTTGCCGATTGTAGTCATTTTCTTTCTTGCCCAAAAGCACATTGTTGCAGGTGCAGCTGGGCGCGATGCGGGCATTAAAGGTTGA
- a CDS encoding extracellular solute-binding protein, producing the protein MKNKMLAFGAVSLATLVIAGCGTANTSSSGSSTGGAKNTSNTASGSTSGPIKIQLWESHSSGPVANTEQKLVKKFNASHSKVDISLNITHASAKALAAVTAGHPPVLAEISHYIGKYVSAKALLPLNSFLSTNSKETFWSGVQGNTMWNGKEYRYPADVKVEEFYYNKSLFKKAGIKAPPATWTAMALDLQKLKALGVIPLGFKDSSAHILSAFISNGGSTFAGTSKKKVQFDNSAGKTTFNYFRTLHQKKEMVFGHGNTMRADFGAQKMAIVDGTSAGYQKILAATGGKFKMGAFAFPAGVSGHSGGIIQGLGFVLFNGVSKADQKAAWTFVHWWNEPAQQAYWSMHSGFAPTTPAGAKAIPASWLKSNKGEAVTINILKSKHTVPRANTNAYSEVDSVLDSAFFNAVTGKTSVAAALKKLDTQANQYLSGKSGL; encoded by the coding sequence ATGAAAAATAAAATGTTAGCATTTGGGGCTGTGAGCCTTGCCACGTTGGTAATTGCGGGGTGTGGGACTGCAAACACGTCTTCAAGCGGAAGCAGCACAGGCGGTGCGAAAAATACCAGCAATACGGCATCGGGATCGACCAGTGGGCCAATCAAGATTCAACTGTGGGAATCACATTCGAGCGGGCCCGTCGCAAACACTGAGCAGAAGCTTGTGAAGAAGTTTAATGCATCTCACTCCAAGGTGGATATCAGTCTTAACATTACACACGCTTCTGCCAAAGCCCTAGCAGCAGTTACAGCAGGTCATCCTCCCGTGCTTGCCGAAATCAGCCACTATATTGGAAAATATGTGAGTGCCAAAGCGCTGTTACCTTTAAACTCGTTTCTCTCTACAAACAGCAAAGAAACCTTCTGGTCAGGTGTACAGGGCAATACCATGTGGAACGGGAAAGAGTACCGCTATCCAGCAGATGTGAAGGTGGAAGAGTTCTACTACAATAAGTCGCTGTTTAAAAAAGCAGGAATCAAAGCGCCTCCTGCCACGTGGACAGCAATGGCCCTTGATCTGCAGAAACTAAAAGCACTTGGTGTGATTCCACTTGGCTTTAAAGACTCCTCAGCCCACATTCTCTCTGCGTTTATTTCCAACGGAGGCAGCACATTCGCGGGCACGTCGAAGAAGAAAGTGCAGTTTGACAATTCTGCCGGTAAAACGACATTCAATTACTTCCGAACACTGCACCAAAAGAAAGAGATGGTTTTTGGACATGGAAATACAATGAGGGCCGACTTCGGCGCACAGAAAATGGCCATTGTTGACGGTACGTCGGCAGGTTATCAAAAAATTCTCGCTGCGACGGGCGGGAAATTTAAGATGGGGGCCTTTGCATTTCCAGCCGGAGTCTCAGGACATAGCGGGGGTATCATTCAAGGGCTTGGCTTTGTCTTGTTTAATGGCGTCAGCAAGGCGGATCAAAAGGCAGCATGGACATTTGTCCACTGGTGGAATGAACCTGCGCAACAGGCATATTGGTCCATGCACAGCGGATTTGCACCCACAACTCCGGCCGGCGCAAAAGCAATCCCAGCTAGTTGGTTGAAGTCGAATAAGGGTGAGGCTGTGACGATTAACATACTGAAATCAAAACACACTGTGCCTCGTGCTAACACAAACGCATATTCAGAGGTGGACAGTGTGCTCGACTCCGCCTTCTTCAACGCAGTCACCGGAAAAACATCAGTCGCAGCAGCATTAAAAAAGTTGGACACTCAAGCAAACCAGTATCTTTCGGGTAAATCCGGACTGTAA
- a CDS encoding glycoside hydrolase family 18 protein has protein sequence MEIHVIRQGQTLWSLSRLYGVNVQDMIHLNGISDPRQLVIGQAIVIPTPRGAYVVQPGDTLYAVAKGYGTSATALAALNQIQNPDILSVGQKLKVPKKSRRTIEANAYLTDVGSRGEQVVRETASVLTYLSPFSYHVGRDGSLVPLNDTQLINLAKNQTVSPLLVISNWEGSMFSSDLAHVVLNSDSVQQRLIDSVLTVMKNKGHKGLNIDFEYVYPDDREVYNQFLQKVVTRFHSEGYTVSTALAPKLSASQQGLLYTAHDYPVHGRLCDYVVLMSYEWGWIGGKARAVSPVDQIRKVLDYAVTAIPRRKILMGVSVYGYDWKLPFVQGSRARTLTPLGAVQVAARNNVPIRYSTVSQAPHYDYKDSAGSTHQVWFEDPRSFRAKLDLVSSYRLRGISFWSYPTSFPQVPAVLSQDFRVRKF, from the coding sequence ATGGAGATTCACGTTATACGGCAGGGCCAGACTTTGTGGAGCCTCTCACGGCTATACGGAGTGAATGTACAGGACATGATTCATTTAAATGGCATTTCTGACCCGCGGCAACTAGTCATTGGACAGGCGATAGTCATTCCAACCCCGCGAGGGGCTTATGTCGTGCAGCCTGGAGACACATTGTATGCCGTTGCAAAGGGGTACGGTACTTCCGCGACTGCTCTGGCTGCACTGAATCAGATTCAAAATCCGGATATTCTGTCGGTCGGGCAGAAGTTGAAGGTTCCTAAGAAAAGCAGACGTACCATTGAAGCAAATGCATATTTAACGGACGTTGGCAGTAGAGGCGAGCAGGTTGTACGTGAAACCGCATCAGTCCTGACTTATTTGAGTCCATTCAGTTATCACGTTGGGCGAGACGGCTCTCTTGTCCCTCTGAACGATACCCAACTCATCAATTTGGCGAAAAATCAGACTGTTTCCCCTTTGCTCGTAATATCCAATTGGGAAGGCAGCATGTTCAGTTCGGATTTGGCTCACGTGGTGTTAAACAGCGACTCTGTTCAGCAGAGACTCATTGATAGTGTTTTGACTGTCATGAAAAACAAGGGGCACAAAGGACTCAACATAGATTTTGAGTACGTCTATCCAGACGATCGCGAAGTGTACAACCAGTTCTTACAAAAGGTTGTGACTCGATTTCACAGTGAAGGCTATACAGTATCCACGGCACTAGCTCCGAAACTGTCTGCATCACAGCAGGGGCTGCTTTATACAGCCCACGATTATCCAGTCCACGGGAGGCTGTGTGACTACGTTGTACTAATGAGCTATGAGTGGGGATGGATTGGTGGAAAAGCAAGGGCAGTGTCACCTGTAGACCAAATCCGCAAAGTCCTTGATTACGCAGTGACGGCGATTCCACGGCGCAAAATTCTCATGGGCGTCTCTGTCTACGGCTACGACTGGAAACTTCCCTTCGTACAAGGAAGCAGGGCTCGGACGTTAACCCCCTTGGGAGCCGTTCAAGTTGCCGCGAGGAACAATGTACCTATTCGGTACAGTACCGTGTCTCAGGCACCACACTATGATTACAAGGACTCGGCGGGAAGCACTCATCAGGTATGGTTCGAAGACCCCCGAAGTTTTCGGGCGAAATTGGATTTGGTTTCTTCGTATCGGCTGCGGGGTATCAGCTTTTGGTCATATCCTACCAGCTTTCCGCAAGTGCCGGCGGTTCTTAGCCAAGACTTTCGTGTGAGAAAGTTTTAG
- a CDS encoding CynX/NimT family MFS transporter, with amino-acid sequence MYEEKHALVGDSTIHRIVEFAAVSSSFSLFLQKSFHSWQASLASWAVIAFVAAVVWRLLAHIPQQKQYQTPSGVNTKLPWTNPKAWLITISFGLMAVLFYSFTAWLPQIIQGMGYTKSYAANALTLFVAVQIPVSLILSVVLRKIPSRRLWLIVESLFELCGLLLLVFHRHPLVASGLIGIGAGGLFPLNLLLPIDITSDHHEAAAWSAKAQSVGYVIGAAGPIFLGWIHAVSNSFSSAVFALIAVVLFMMVVQVAATSQLKLSHTKVLAKNRRHLRKAGRI; translated from the coding sequence ATATATGAAGAAAAACACGCTCTTGTTGGCGATAGCACTATTCATCGCATCGTTGAATTTGCGGCCGTCAGTTCCTCATTCTCTCTCTTCCTTCAGAAAAGCTTTCATTCATGGCAGGCATCTCTCGCGTCCTGGGCTGTGATTGCATTCGTCGCAGCTGTTGTCTGGCGACTGCTCGCCCATATTCCGCAACAGAAACAGTATCAAACGCCTTCCGGTGTAAACACCAAGTTGCCTTGGACGAACCCGAAGGCGTGGCTCATTACCATATCCTTCGGGTTAATGGCTGTGTTGTTCTACTCGTTTACCGCTTGGCTGCCTCAAATCATTCAAGGCATGGGTTACACCAAGTCCTACGCAGCCAACGCCTTGACCCTATTTGTAGCTGTTCAAATTCCGGTCAGCCTAATTCTCTCTGTTGTACTGCGCAAAATTCCGTCTCGTCGACTTTGGCTCATCGTGGAATCTCTGTTTGAGCTTTGCGGACTTCTGCTTCTGGTTTTTCATCGTCACCCTCTAGTGGCCTCGGGACTTATTGGCATTGGAGCCGGCGGCTTGTTTCCGCTCAATCTGCTGCTTCCCATTGACATTACGTCTGACCACCATGAAGCCGCAGCATGGTCTGCTAAAGCGCAGTCAGTCGGTTACGTAATTGGTGCTGCCGGTCCAATTTTTCTAGGCTGGATCCATGCTGTTTCGAACAGTTTTTCCTCTGCCGTCTTCGCACTCATTGCTGTGGTGCTATTCATGATGGTTGTTCAAGTTGCGGCAACATCTCAACTAAAACTTTCTCACACGAAAGTCTTGGCTAAGAACCGCCGGCACTTGCGGAAAGCTGGTAGGATATGA